AGGGGGCGCACATCAGCAGAACAAAAAGATCGACCACGATCACGCTTTGACTGAAATCGAGGTGGGTAAGGACGACGACTCGCTGCGTGAGCCCGAGATAGTCGACGTCGTTCGCGATCATGATTGCCCCGATCACGAGGGCACCCCCACCGAGCATCACTATCGGCCACATCACGGCACCGAACGGGACGGCTACCCGCCGAATCCGCTCCATCAGCGAATCGTACATACCCTGCGTCGCTCCCAAGCGGGACGGCACATGGCCCGCGACGAAGCGGGCGACCGGAACCGAAGCCCTGATCATGAAGGGAGTGGTAAAGGTCGTGATGGCCGAGACGGCAACTGCCAGCGTGTAGAGAAAGTCCCGAGTTGCATGGGTCGAGACGCCAAGCCCCGCGATGATGAACGAGAACTCACCGATTTGCGTCAGGCTCATGCCGGCCTGCACGGAAGTGTGAATCCCGACCCCGGAAAGGAGCGAAGCCATGGTCACTCCAAGCAGCTTTCCGAGGATTACCGCCAGCACCAGCACCGTGAGTGCAATCCAATGCTGGGCGAGCAGCACCGGATCGAGCATCATCCCGACTGAGATAAAAAATACCGCGCCGAAAATATCGCGCAGCGGCGTCATCAGATGCTCGATACTCTGCGCTTCGCCTGACTCGGCCACCATCGAACCTGCCAGGAAGGCACCCAGCGCTACCGAGTATCCGGCGTGCTCGGCAAGGATCGACAGAGCAAAGCAGATTCCGATGCTGGCGATCAGAGTGGTTTCCGGCCGGTGCAAGCGAACCACCTGACGGATGGCCCGCGGAACGATCAGCAACCCTCCGCCTACTAGTGCAACCAGGAACAGGCCCAACTTACCCACGGTCACTAACATCATCTGGGCGCTGAGACCGGCTCCAGAAGCCAACCCAGTCAATACCGCCAGCAACATTACGGCAGTCAGATCCTCGGCGAGCAAAACCCCGAAAACCAGGTCACGCAGGTGTTGGCTGATGTTTGCCTGCTCGCCGAACGCCTTCGCAACGATGGTGGTGCTCGAGATGGACAGGGCCGCGCCGATGAAGATGCTTTCCAGCTCGGTCCATCCCATCGCATGCCCGATCACATACCCGGTCCAGACCATCAGACCCACCTGGAGTGCCGTGACAAATCCGGCAGTGGGGCCGAGCCGTATCAGCTTGCGGATACTGAATTCGAGGCCAAGCGCGAACATCAAGAGGATGACGCCAAGTTCGGACATGATGTGGATTCGGTTGGGGTCGGCCAACAGTGGAATGGGAACATGGGGACCCACTATCAGTCCGGCGATCAGGTAACCGACCACAATCGGCTGTTTGATCACATCAAAGAGGACAGTGGTAACCGCTGCGACGCAGAGAACCATGCCAAGGTCTTCAAGGAAGGTATGAGTGACGAGTTGGAAGAGCATCCGAGGTCGCCCAAACGAGGGTCGGACTAAGTTTGCTTGGACAACAGGGATAATGCGAGGCGGCAGTCAGCGGCCGGACGAGCTTGTCGTTCCGGGTTGCAGCTCAGCAAGGATTTTATTTGCAAATCGTCGAACCTCATCATCGGTGCGCCGGGCTCCTCCTCGCTCCGAACGGGACTTTCAGCGTGTTCTGGCTTTATTTCCGGATGCGGCTCAACCTCGAATCGTCGGTTTGGGACCAAGCGGAGTGCAGATCCTTCGCTGGTTACGAGTTAGCGACACGGGGGAGGACTTTGCTCCAGAACAGCTCGATGGTTTTCATCAGGCGCTCGTGGGGCAGAAGCCCGTTGTACATCCATGCGAAAATCCATCGGACGGGCAGCCGCTTCATAAAGGACTCGATCTGGCGGGTAACGGTGTCGACAGTGCCCACAAACGCAAGGCCGTCCTTCCACAGATCGGCGCGCTCCTTGGTTTTGGGATCTTCCATTCCCGCGGAAAAGCCAAAGGGCTCGAACCATTCATGCCCGCAGAAGTAGCCGCTCTCGTGCCAGATCGCGAGCGCCTCGTCGTCGCTATCCGCGATGATCACATCCCTGAGTACCCCCATCCCCTCGCCTATCGGATTGTGCGACACGTCTGCGTAGAGCCTGCACAGCTGGGTCTCATAGTTGGGATGCAGTGGGGGAAGAATCGCGGTGACCCCTTCCTGCGCGCACCATCGAATGCTGCGCTCGGAAGACGCGAAAGGCTGGAACAACGGCGGGTGTGGCTTTTGCACGGGTTTGGGTACCACCGCGACCGAACGAACTACACCGTTCTCGACGCCGCCGCCCCATTTTTTGGTGGCCTCGAGAGTCCAGGGTGTATCGCCGGCGGGCACGCGCCAGTACTTGCCATTGTACGTCAGGAAATCATCGGTCCAGGCTTTTTTGATGATGCGGAAGCATTCCTCGAAGGCAGCCCGGTTGGCCGCATCGATCTCATCGTGCTGATGTGGCAATGCGCCGTGAATCCCGTGAGTCTGCTGTGCCATGACGTCGACCCAGCGCCGTTGATATCCGCGCGCGAAGCCGGCGTTGGCCCGCCCGCCCGACATGTGATCGAGCATCGCGATATCCTCGGCCACCCGAATCGGATTTTGCGACGGCAGCACGATTCCCAATTGGCCGACGCGCAGGCGTTTGGTCTGCATCGCGATGTAGAGGTCGAGCAGAACCGGATTGTTGGAAAGCTCGAAACCCTCGACATGGAAGTGATGCTCGGTGAAGCTTATCGAGTCATAACCGAGGTCGTCAGCCAGCCGCGCCTGCGCAGAGATCTCCCGAAGCATTCGGTCATAGGCAGCGCCGTCGAGCCCGACCTTGCCTTTTTCGATCTGCGTCTTGTCTCCAACCGTGGGCAAATAAAAGAGTGATACTTTCATGCTTCCCTCAACAAGTGTGCCACCCGTGCATGTCGGCGACTGTAGAACCATCATCGTCGACACGGCAAGCCACATCGCTTCCGCTGCCGGCGCGGAGTCTGGGGTGGTATGAGCCAGAACGCTGCCGCTACCACGATGGTGAACCCGGCGTAGAGAGCGACGAAGACCCATGGCGGCCAAGCGAAGAAAATGAGGCGATGCACCCAGTACCCGATGAAGTCAGCCGGATAACCAGCCTGGCCGGCGCGTACGCGTAGAGTATTTTCCAGCCACGTGAGCGGACAGATCATTCCAAGTAAGGCTTCCGCCAGAACCAGACTGATCGCAGCCAGATGAAGGATGCGAAACCAGAAATTCCGGACCCATTTAGCCTCGAGAACGGCGCCGGCCAGAATCGCGATGAAGCCGAATACTACAAAGGCGACATACGCCGCGTGAGAGAGAACGACCGCATCCGCCAACAAGCGCCAGCGCATGGTTAGCGATCATGGCTCCCTTCCGGACCGCCGGAGCAAGGTCTTTGCAGGCTGGAACGGGAGGGAGTTATAGTACCCGTTCGTTTCGCGGAATCTGGCAGCGGAGGCAGAACGCTGGATGCGGCTAACTGATAAGGTAGCGCTCATCACCGGCGCGGGCTCCGGCATCGGGGAGGCAACCGCCAAGACCTTCGCTCGTGAAGGCGCGCGCGTAGTTATCGCCGATCTCAACGATGATGGCGGGCGGCGCGTCGCGGGCGAGATTCGCAGAGCCGGCGGCACGGCGGAATTTCATCATGCCGACGTGGGCGTGCATGCTGAAATCGAAAAGATGGTGCAGTTCACCGTCGATTCCTTCGGGCGTCTCGACATCCTGCACAACAACGCAATCTTCACGACCGTCGGACACGTCGGTGAGATAAGCATCGAAGGATGGCAGAAAACGGTCGATGTCGGCCTTACCGCATACTGGTACGCGACCAAGTGCGCGATCGAGGTGATGTTGCCGCGCAAGCGCGGCGCGATCGTTAACACCGCATCGGTGTCGGGACTGGCCGGCGATTACACGCTGGGGGCCTACAACGCGGTCAAGCACGGGGTAGTCGGCCTGACCAAATCGACCGCCATCGAGTACGCGCGCAAGGGGATTCGTTGCAACGCGGTATGCCCCGGCCCGATCGGCACCCCGCCGCTGCTGCGCATGGAGGACTCGCGCCCCGACGTGATTGGGCGCATTCGGGAAGCAATTCCTATGGGGCGGCTCGGCGAGCCGCAGGAGATCGCCAACGTCGTCCTGTTCCTGGCATCCGATGAGGCATCCT
The Candidatus Binataceae bacterium genome window above contains:
- a CDS encoding cation:proton antiporter, whose product is MLFQLVTHTFLEDLGMVLCVAAVTTVLFDVIKQPIVVGYLIAGLIVGPHVPIPLLADPNRIHIMSELGVILLMFALGLEFSIRKLIRLGPTAGFVTALQVGLMVWTGYVIGHAMGWTELESIFIGAALSISSTTIVAKAFGEQANISQHLRDLVFGVLLAEDLTAVMLLAVLTGLASGAGLSAQMMLVTVGKLGLFLVALVGGGLLIVPRAIRQVVRLHRPETTLIASIGICFALSILAEHAGYSVALGAFLAGSMVAESGEAQSIEHLMTPLRDIFGAVFFISVGMMLDPVLLAQHWIALTVLVLAVILGKLLGVTMASLLSGVGIHTSVQAGMSLTQIGEFSFIIAGLGVSTHATRDFLYTLAVAVSAITTFTTPFMIRASVPVARFVAGHVPSRLGATQGMYDSLMERIRRVAVPFGAVMWPIVMLGGGALVIGAIMIANDVDYLGLTQRVVVLTHLDFSQSVIVVDLFVLLMCAPFAATMYLGARRLARILVLKTLSEEHSRDLTTGALTGPALALISMLTTTLLLVVVVPLLAVLQPFLDPLEGIGVVIIGVILMGIVIVRSMQRMHGQMGVLKRILAESLTADRAITHRQGEIPGFGMITPVRLEAGASAIGKTLASIDLRAATGAAAIAISRDHEVLVPDGGEVLKEGDVVGLTGTAQSIEAARRLLSARMPVPV
- a CDS encoding DUF2784 domain-containing protein, producing MRWRLLADAVVLSHAAYVAFVVFGFIAILAGAVLEAKWVRNFWFRILHLAAISLVLAEALLGMICPLTWLENTLRVRAGQAGYPADFIGYWVHRLIFFAWPPWVFVALYAGFTIVVAAAFWLIPPQTPRRQRKRCGLPCRR
- a CDS encoding LLM class flavin-dependent oxidoreductase, yielding MKVSLFYLPTVGDKTQIEKGKVGLDGAAYDRMLREISAQARLADDLGYDSISFTEHHFHVEGFELSNNPVLLDLYIAMQTKRLRVGQLGIVLPSQNPIRVAEDIAMLDHMSGGRANAGFARGYQRRWVDVMAQQTHGIHGALPHQHDEIDAANRAAFEECFRIIKKAWTDDFLTYNGKYWRVPAGDTPWTLEATKKWGGGVENGVVRSVAVVPKPVQKPHPPLFQPFASSERSIRWCAQEGVTAILPPLHPNYETQLCRLYADVSHNPIGEGMGVLRDVIIADSDDEALAIWHESGYFCGHEWFEPFGFSAGMEDPKTKERADLWKDGLAFVGTVDTVTRQIESFMKRLPVRWIFAWMYNGLLPHERLMKTIELFWSKVLPRVANS
- a CDS encoding glucose 1-dehydrogenase: MRLTDKVALITGAGSGIGEATAKTFAREGARVVIADLNDDGGRRVAGEIRRAGGTAEFHHADVGVHAEIEKMVQFTVDSFGRLDILHNNAIFTTVGHVGEISIEGWQKTVDVGLTAYWYATKCAIEVMLPRKRGAIVNTASVSGLAGDYTLGAYNAVKHGVVGLTKSTAIEYARKGIRCNAVCPGPIGTPPLLRMEDSRPDVIGRIREAIPMGRLGEPQEIANVVLFLASDEASFVTGSFYVADGGLWAHSGMPSLSGQGPEW